CATGCTGATTTCGACAGTGCCGGCCTGAGCGCTCTCAAGGGTCTGCTCGACCGTCTTCGTTGCGTCTTCTGCGGCAGTCTTCAGCTTGTCATAAGCTTCCTTGGACTGAACCAGTCCCTTTTCGGCAAATTCGCGGTAGGATTCAGTCAGTTTTGTCGGATCCACGGTTGCGAATGCGAATACGTCTTCATTTGCGGTTTTCTTGGCAGCCATTTCATGCACTCCTTTGATTTCGGGCCCTGTTGGCAGGCACCCGACGCATAATTCTGTCTTGCGTCTATATAGCGATGATTATTGTGCATTGCAACATAAATTTTGCAATGCACAATTTTGGCATTAACCCTGTTGTCAGGAAAGGCCGTTCAAGTCCCACGCCCTGCTGGACCCGGCCACCATTGCCACCTATTAACAAAGTCTTAACGATCGTGTTTAGTTGGCCGCCGGTTTCCGTCCGGGATGAAGGCGCCCAAAAAGAATATTAGGGACGCCGGGCGTTGGCGTAATCAGCGCCTGGCACTAGGGAACGGGATCAGACATGCCGACGGGTCGATACCCTTTTATCGATATTGCCGTTCACGACAATGTACGTTCGCGGTTTTGTGCAGGCGACGCGCTGATACTTGTTTCACCCTTTCTGGACACAATCTTCTGGATCAATGGCGCAGGCGCACGGCTGCTGGGACATGAATCCCTTTACGCCAGCATGGACGCCGGACTGGGCGCTGCCGGATCCGCCTATCGCCAGATCGAGGCCGCGGCCCGCGTGGTGCGTAATCGTGGCGGCACCTATCCATTCGTCATGCGTTCCGACAGCGGTTTCAAACATGAACTGCGCTCTGCACAGATTGAGAAGATCAACCTGCCCGACGGCAATCCGGCTTTGCTGATTTCAGCAAAGGTCGATGAAACCGGGAAAACGCAGACGCAGGTCGCCAACACAATCCTTGACGGGTTCGAGGACATGGACACACACGCGGCCGTGCTCGACGAAAACGGCAGCGTGCTCGAAGCCACCTCATCCTTCGCCCGTATGCGGCTTGGCGACGAGGTAAGACGGCAGATTGTCAGCGAAGTGTCGGGCGATCGTGAGCGGCTTGCAAAGCACCCTATTCCAACGGTTCTCGGACAGCTTCCCTCCGCCGTTGCCCGCCTCAGCGATGATCCCGGGCTGTTCCTTCTTTTTGCGGTCGAAATGCCGGTTGATGCCGATGAACCGGCATCCCAGGCGCAAAAGAACAGTGAACCCGAGGCCGCCCCGAAGCGCAAACCAGCCAACCCGCGCCCAAAGACACGGGTTGCCGGTCGGCCAGGGACCGTCCCCTCTGTGCTCAACATGACACCTCAGGATGCAAGAGTTGAGGAAGACGAGGAAGATTTGCTGGACCTTCCGGCGGAACGCGACACCGACGCCCCCCCGCAAGAGCAGCCAAACAGCAGTACCGCCGCCGAGGCACCTTCAGCGAAGCGTGAACCGGAGCAGCCGGTTGACGTTCCGGCTCCGGCCCCGGCCCAGAGCAGCGCCCAAGAACCCCACCAGAAAACGGCCGACACGTCCGCATTTGTGTTCAATCCCGAGAAGCGGCCGACACGGTTTGTCTGGAAAATCGACGCCCATGGGGTCTTCAAGGAGATTTCGCCGGAATTCGCGGAGACGGTCGGTCCCAACTCCGCAGACGTGAAAGACCGGAAATTCTCCGACGTCGCACAGGTCTTCAATATTGATCCGGACCACACGATCGCCGACCTGCTTCGCAAGCGCGACACCTGGTCCGGCAAGTCGGTTCTGTGGCCGATCCAGGGAACGGATCTTCGTGTGCCTGTCGATCTTGCAGCCCTGCCTACCTACTCCCGCGAACGCGAGTTTGACGGCTTTCGCGGCTTTGGCATCGTGCGCCCGGCCGACGCCGAGACGGACCCGGAGAAGATCGGCATCGCACTTGGTGGCGCGGGCGGTTTCCCTGCCATTGATCCCGGCCCGGACGAACCGGCCAGCCATGAAACCGTCGACAAGCCCGCAGGCGAAGACAAGCCGAGCGGCGCAGCAGCCCCCGCAGAGGATGATGAGACGGAAAAGCCTGCGTTGAAGATCAGCGACACGCCGGGCCGTCGCCAAAGCGACAAGATCATAAGCCTTCAGGATCGCCGCTCACAGGCACGGGACGGTCTCAGCAATACCGAGAAACAGGCTTTCCGGGAAATCGCCCAGCGGCTTGGTGCGGCCCGGAGGTCAAAAGATGGCGATGATGAACAGCCCCCGGAGCCCTTCGGAAAACGTGCGTCCCCACCGAACAAAACCGAGCACGGCGATCCCAAGGGAGCGCAGCAGGCATCCGACAAGGATAACCGTGCAGACAATACCGAGGGCGCCGACCCTGGTGCCGATGCGGCACCGCCGAGTGGAAAACGTCCCCTTGTTGGTGACCAGACCGACGCACCGGACGGCAATTCCGTTACGCCTGCTGTTATCGAACAGCTTCCCGCCCCGGTTATCGTCCATGACGGCACGACAATTTTCTACATCAATGAAGAATTCCGCCAGTTGACCGGCCATTTGACCAAATCGGAACTGAATAGAGCCGGCGGCATGGCCGGGCTCTTCGATGACGGAGATGGCAGCACCGGCGACGAGAGCACCTCGACCGGTGGCGACCTGGTGCTGAAGACAAGAGACGGCTCCCGGATAAGCGTACGTGCGAAGTTGCGCTCCATCCGCTGGGAAAAGGGGCGCGCGCTGATGCTTGCCCTTCAGCCCCTGGTTTCAGAACAGCAGGTCAGCGCCGAGGACGCCGGTGTACCGGACAGCCCGCCGCTTCAGCCGGAGATACCGGACGAGACGGGAATGCCGGCGGCGTCGGCTCTTCAGGTGGAAGTCGAAGAATTGCGCTCCATTCTGGAGACCGCAACGGATGGCGTGGTGCTTATCGGCGAGGACGGGATCATCCGTTCGATGAACAACTCGGCCAGCGCCCTGTTCGATTACGACGAAGCGGAGACCAGCGGACAACCGTTTGCGATGCTTTTTGCCCATGAGAGCCAGCGCGCCGTACGGGACTATCTGTCCGGGCTGACCGGCAATGGCGTTGCAAGCGTCCTGAACGACGGGCGCGAGGTGATCGGCCGCGAAGCCTCCGGCGGCTTTCTGCCGCTGTTCATGACCATTGGCCACCTGTCGGGCTCCAACGGCTATTGCGCGGTCATGCGCGACATCACCCAGTGGAAGCGTGCAGAAGAAGAATTGCGATCGGCCAAGAGGGAAGCCGAAACGGCCAGTTCCCACAAGAGCGACTTTCTGGCGCGTGTCAGCCATGAGATCCGCACACCGCTCAACGCCATTATCGGCTTCGCCGAACTGATGGCGGAAGAGCGTTTCGGTCCGATCGGCAGCCCACGCTATGTTGAATATGCCAACGACATACGCCGTTCAGGCAAACATGTTCTCGATATCGTCAATGATCTGCTCGATATCTCCAAGATCGAGGCCGGTGAGCAGGAACTGGATTTTGCCGCCGTATCGCTGAATGATGCTCTGCTGGAGGCCATTTCAATCCTGCAGCCGCAAGCCAATGACCGTCGCGTCATCATGCGAACCAGCCTGGCGTCGGATGTGCCGCAGGTGGTGGCCGATGTCCGATCGATCAAACAGATCGCGATCAACCTGTTGTCCAATGCCGTGCGCTTTACTCCGGCTGGCGGGCAAGTCGTCGTTTCGACGACCTACGAGCCGAACGGCAATGTCAGCCTGCGCATTCGTGACACGGGCGTCGGCATGACGCGAGCCGAACTGGAGCAGGCTATGAAGCCGTTCAAGCAGGTTGCCGGTCTGAACCGTCCGCGCGGCGAAGGCACAGGGCTCGGCCTGCCGCTGGCGAAAGCCATGGCTGAAGCAAACAGGGCGCAGTTCGCCATGAACTCGCAGCCGGGCGAAGGAACGCTGATCGAGATCGTGTTCCCGTCGCAGCGCGTGCTTGCGGAGTAACGGGTAAACAAACCGGATTGTGTTAGTTTAGAATATTTCTAAAGTATTGATTTTAAAAGACGATCTTGACCGCTGCGGATATTTCTGCTTTCGAAGCCGGAACCCAGAGTGCACGAAACCCGGCCAGGAATGACAACATATGTCCATGCCGCAGCTGTTTGTTGGAAACGGCTCGATTCGCAGCGAGAATCCTGTTCTCCTCGCGTTCGCAGGCTTCATTGCGCTGTTTGTTCTCGTACCCGTCGCCGCACTGGTCTACCTCGCCGTCACCGGTCAAAGCGGCGAGTGGCCACACCTGATCCGTTATGTGATCCCACGCGCCGTTTGGGTGACCGGAGCGCTCCTGACCGGCGTCGCCATCCTTGCCGGATCGATGGGCATCCTGAGCGCATGGCTGGTCGTTTCCTTCGACTTTCCGGGCAGGAGAACCATGGCCTGGGCGCTGGTCTTGCCGTTTGCGGTTCCCACTTACCTTGCGGCCTACGCCTATGGCGAGTTTCTGGACTATACCGGCCCGCTCCAGTCCGGTTTTCGCGCACTCTTCGGCTATACGTCACGGGCTGATTACTGGTTCCCCGAGGTTCGCTCCCTTCCGGGAGCGATGGTTGTTCTTTCCAGCGTGCTCTACCCCTATGTGTATCTGACGACACGCGCACTGTTCTTAATGCAGGGCCGGTCGGCAAGTGACGTGGCCCGTACGCTCGGTGCAAGCAGGCTGTCCGTTTTCTGGCGTGTGCAACTGCCGATGGCCCGCCCTGCCCTGGCGATCGGCATCACGCTTGCACTGATGGAAACGCTGAACGACATCGGCGCGGTGGAATATCTCGGCGTCAATACGCTGACCTTTGCCATATACGACACCTGGCTTAATCGCGGAGACCTTGCGGGCGCCGTACAGATTGCCTGCGCAATGCTGTTTCTGGCCTTGCTCGCGGTCCTCGTCGAGCGTTGGGGACGACGCCGTCAGCGGTACAATGTCGGGCGGACAACCAGCGCAGTGCACGATGTTACGCCGGTCGCGCTCACCGGGGTCAAAAAATGGGCAGCAACTGTTTTGTGTGCCCTGCCGATCCTTCTGGGATTTGGCATCCCGGCTTACATACTCGGCGGTTATGCCTTTAAAAGGCTGGACCAGCTTTTGGACAGCCGCATCTATTCCGCGCTTGCCGACAGTCTGATGGTGTCCAGCGCAACGGCACTTTGCACAGTGCTGCTGGCATTTGTCCTGGCCTATGCAGCCCGCGTCTCGCGTCAACCGCTGGTTTCGCTGACTGGCAAGATCGCCTCCTTCGGCTATGCGGTTCCCGGCACCGTTCTGGCACTTGGCGTGCTCATACCTCTTGCTTCGCTTGATACGGCAATCAACACATTCACACGCAACACATTCGGATTCGGGGTCGGACTTATCCTGACCGGATCGGGACTTGCCATCATATATGCCTGCAGCATCCGTTTTCTCACCATGGCGGAAGGCTCGATCGAATCGGGCTTCCACAAGCTCTCGCCCCACCTCGATATGGCGGCGCGTACGCTGGGCCGAAACGCACGCGAAACCTTCAGCACCATTCTTCTGCCGATGATGAAACCCGCAGTTGTAACTGCGGCTCTGCTGGTTTTTGTCGACACGTTGAAGGAACTCTCCGCGACCCTGTTGCTGCGACCCTTCGACTTCAACACGCTTGCGACGCTCGTTTACGAAGACGCCTCGCGCGCACGGGTCGAAGAAGCCTCGGTTGCGGCCTTCATCATCATCCTCGCAGGCATTCTGCCGGTGATACTTGTATCAAGAAGCATGATCGACAACGGCAACCGCTTTCGCGCCTTCATTCGGCGCTAGTGGAAATTTCCCTTTGTAATCAAAGGCAAAAAAAAGGTGCGCCGCGCGCACCTTAAAATCAAAATTTGCTGTCAATGGGCATGGTATCCGCAAAGCCTGGAGAACTCTCAAGCACGCGGGAGATCACGTTAAGTTACGGTATCGTATGGCGCGGATTGCTAACGCATCCTTAACAAAGCTTCACGAATTGTAACCAAGCGGAGCCGCCGCTAAAAGAAGGTAAATATTTTGTACACCTTTCATTAACCATGACAGCCCGGTGCAGTGCATACCGCAGGTTGCCTACGCGCCTATTTGAGTTCGTTCAAACCGGAAAACAGCGACAAGGCCTCCGGATTGGCCAACGCTTCCTGGTTCTTGACCGCCCGGCCATGAACCACGTCACGCACGGCAAGCTCCGTTATCTTGCCGGATTTCGTCCGGGGAATATCGGAAACGGCGATGACTTTGGCCGGGACATGGCGCGGTGAAGCGCCCGTCCTGATCCTGGCCTTGACTCGTGTGATGAGCTCATCGTCAAGGGAAACGCCATCCGCCAGGCGCACGAACAGGATGACACGGACATCGTCTTCCCAATCCTGGCCGATACAGATGGCCTCGACGATTTCGTCCATCTGTTCGACCTGATTGTAAATCTCCGCGGTCCCGATCCGCACACCGCCGGGATTGAGTGTTGCATCGGACCGGCCATGGATGATCATCCCGCCGTGTTCGGTCCACTCGGCGAAGTCGCCGTGGCACCAGATATTGTCGAAACGCTCGAAATAGGCCGAATGGTATTTGGCGCCATCCGGATCATTCCAGAACTTGATCGGCATGCAGGGAAAGGCCCGGGTACAGACCAGTTCGCCCTTTTCCCCGATCACCGACTTGCCGTCATCGTCCCACACGTCGACGGCCATGCCGAGGCCAGCGCCCTGGATTTCGCCCTTCCAGACTGGCTTGACCGGGATCGCACAGACAAAACAGGACACGATATCGGTTCCGCCGGAGATCGAAGCCAGGTGCAGATCTTTCTTGATGCCTTCATAAACAAATGAGAAGCCATCGGGCGACAGCGGCGAACCGGTGGAAGCAACCATACGAAGCGCCGACAGATCGTGGCTGGAAATGGGCGTCAGACCTTCCTTGCGCAACGCATCGATGAATTTGGCCGAGGTTCCGAAGACGTGGAAACCCTCTTCAGCGGCATAGTCAAAAAGAACATTACCGTCCGGATGGAACGGCGAGCCATCGTAAAGGCAGATCGTCGCGCCAGTGGCCAGCCCCGAGGCCAGCCAGTTCCACATCATCCAGCCGCATGTGGTGAAATAGAACAGTCGCTCTCCCGAACGCAGGTTGAAATGAAGCTGCTGTTCCTTCAGGTGCTGAAGAAGGGTTCCGCCGACGGAATGCACAATACATTTCGGAATTCCGGTCGTGCCGGAAGAAAACAGAATGTAGAGCGGGTGATCGAAAGGCAGCGGTTCATATTCCACCGCACGGGCGTCAAAGGGTTCAACGAAATCGTCGAGCGTCTCGGCGGCGGCGAGTGAGGCCGCCAGGGCACTTGCATCGCCGGCATAGTGAACGATCAACGTCTTTTGCGGCTGAAGTTCGGCCTCCACCTTACCGAGTTTCTGCGACACATCCTGATACTTGCCATTGTACCAGTAGGCGTCACAGGCAATGAACAGTTTCGGCTCGATCTGTCCGAAGCGGTCAAGGACACCCTTATCGCCAAAATCCGGAGAGCAGGACGACCAGATGGCGCCGATTGAGGTGGCCGCCAGCATGGCTGCAATGGTTTCGGGCATGTTGGGCATCATGGCCGCAACGCGATCGCCCTTCGTCAACCCCATTGCGCGCATGGCCTGCTGAAGACGAGACACCAATGCATGAAGCTCATCCCAGCTCATGCGGGCGCGTGCCTTGTCCTCACCACGAAAGACAATGGCGTCATCGCTGCCAGTGCGGCTGAGAAGGTTTTCGGCAAAGTTCAGGGTTGCGCCAGGGAAGAAACGGGCGCCGGGCATCCGGTCTCCGTCTTCAAGAATGGTGTCACCCTTTTTACCTTTTACACCGCAGAAATCCCAGACCGCTGCCCAGAAGTCGGCGCGGTCTTCTATCGACCAGGCATGCAGCGCGTCATAGCCGGTGATCTCCTTGCCGACGCGTTCACTGCAAAAGCCAGCAAATGATGTGACAACCGCATTCTCAACCATTTCCTCGGTTGGCGTCCAAAGCGGATTCTGGCCGTTCATGCTTCCTCCCAAATCCCCAGTTACCGATGACCGGCTCTTAGCACGCTGCATCGAAACAGATAAAGCGGCCATTACCATTTTGTCGCGCGTTAATCCAAATGCGCGGCTTCAATTGCATTCGCCTGAGCAACCCATTACCCCTATGGCCGGTGGCGGACAGGTGTTGTTGCACCGTAACGGAAGGTCAAGCGCGACTTGGAACGCAAACGGCTATACCACAGGCGCTGGTTTCGGGCGATCATGGCTATCGTGGTCGTCGCCGGCATCGTTGCGGCCGTCAGCGGCATCGCCCTGCCCTTTGTCATATCCACTGACCTGGTGCGTGACCGGCTGGAACGGGACATCTCGGATTGGACCGGGCATGAATTCGAGTTGCTCGACAATCCGCAAATCGGCTTCTGGCCGGTGCCGCGCATTGAGCTAAACCGCATCAGCGTCTCTTCAAAACAGTTTCCCGACGCCGAACCGATTGTCTTTGCCGATGAGCTTAAGGCCGATTTCAGCATTTTCTCTGCACTTCGCGGGCGGCCAAGCTTCTCCAATTTCGTTCTCGTGAGACCGGTCTTTACTGTCGAGAAATTTCCGGAAGGCATCACCAGTTGGAACAGCCCGTCCGGGCGAATCGCCGAAGGCATTGATTCCGCCGTGGCGCATGCCGATGCCGGTGACGATGCATCCAAGCTGCCGCCGATCCCGGCCTACAGGCTTGGAGAGGTTACGGTCGAAAACGGCGCCTTCAACTGGATCGACCGGACAAATGGCGATTCCGAAAGAATAACCGCGATCAA
This portion of the Hoeflea prorocentri genome encodes:
- a CDS encoding PAS domain S-box protein — encoded protein: MPTGRYPFIDIAVHDNVRSRFCAGDALILVSPFLDTIFWINGAGARLLGHESLYASMDAGLGAAGSAYRQIEAAARVVRNRGGTYPFVMRSDSGFKHELRSAQIEKINLPDGNPALLISAKVDETGKTQTQVANTILDGFEDMDTHAAVLDENGSVLEATSSFARMRLGDEVRRQIVSEVSGDRERLAKHPIPTVLGQLPSAVARLSDDPGLFLLFAVEMPVDADEPASQAQKNSEPEAAPKRKPANPRPKTRVAGRPGTVPSVLNMTPQDARVEEDEEDLLDLPAERDTDAPPQEQPNSSTAAEAPSAKREPEQPVDVPAPAPAQSSAQEPHQKTADTSAFVFNPEKRPTRFVWKIDAHGVFKEISPEFAETVGPNSADVKDRKFSDVAQVFNIDPDHTIADLLRKRDTWSGKSVLWPIQGTDLRVPVDLAALPTYSREREFDGFRGFGIVRPADAETDPEKIGIALGGAGGFPAIDPGPDEPASHETVDKPAGEDKPSGAAAPAEDDETEKPALKISDTPGRRQSDKIISLQDRRSQARDGLSNTEKQAFREIAQRLGAARRSKDGDDEQPPEPFGKRASPPNKTEHGDPKGAQQASDKDNRADNTEGADPGADAAPPSGKRPLVGDQTDAPDGNSVTPAVIEQLPAPVIVHDGTTIFYINEEFRQLTGHLTKSELNRAGGMAGLFDDGDGSTGDESTSTGGDLVLKTRDGSRISVRAKLRSIRWEKGRALMLALQPLVSEQQVSAEDAGVPDSPPLQPEIPDETGMPAASALQVEVEELRSILETATDGVVLIGEDGIIRSMNNSASALFDYDEAETSGQPFAMLFAHESQRAVRDYLSGLTGNGVASVLNDGREVIGREASGGFLPLFMTIGHLSGSNGYCAVMRDITQWKRAEEELRSAKREAETASSHKSDFLARVSHEIRTPLNAIIGFAELMAEERFGPIGSPRYVEYANDIRRSGKHVLDIVNDLLDISKIEAGEQELDFAAVSLNDALLEAISILQPQANDRRVIMRTSLASDVPQVVADVRSIKQIAINLLSNAVRFTPAGGQVVVSTTYEPNGNVSLRIRDTGVGMTRAELEQAMKPFKQVAGLNRPRGEGTGLGLPLAKAMAEANRAQFAMNSQPGEGTLIEIVFPSQRVLAE
- a CDS encoding ABC transporter permease; the protein is MSMPQLFVGNGSIRSENPVLLAFAGFIALFVLVPVAALVYLAVTGQSGEWPHLIRYVIPRAVWVTGALLTGVAILAGSMGILSAWLVVSFDFPGRRTMAWALVLPFAVPTYLAAYAYGEFLDYTGPLQSGFRALFGYTSRADYWFPEVRSLPGAMVVLSSVLYPYVYLTTRALFLMQGRSASDVARTLGASRLSVFWRVQLPMARPALAIGITLALMETLNDIGAVEYLGVNTLTFAIYDTWLNRGDLAGAVQIACAMLFLALLAVLVERWGRRRQRYNVGRTTSAVHDVTPVALTGVKKWAATVLCALPILLGFGIPAYILGGYAFKRLDQLLDSRIYSALADSLMVSSATALCTVLLAFVLAYAARVSRQPLVSLTGKIASFGYAVPGTVLALGVLIPLASLDTAINTFTRNTFGFGVGLILTGSGLAIIYACSIRFLTMAEGSIESGFHKLSPHLDMAARTLGRNARETFSTILLPMMKPAVVTAALLVFVDTLKELSATLLLRPFDFNTLATLVYEDASRARVEEASVAAFIIILAGILPVILVSRSMIDNGNRFRAFIRR
- a CDS encoding acetoacetate--CoA ligase, which encodes MNGQNPLWTPTEEMVENAVVTSFAGFCSERVGKEITGYDALHAWSIEDRADFWAAVWDFCGVKGKKGDTILEDGDRMPGARFFPGATLNFAENLLSRTGSDDAIVFRGEDKARARMSWDELHALVSRLQQAMRAMGLTKGDRVAAMMPNMPETIAAMLAATSIGAIWSSCSPDFGDKGVLDRFGQIEPKLFIACDAYWYNGKYQDVSQKLGKVEAELQPQKTLIVHYAGDASALAASLAAAETLDDFVEPFDARAVEYEPLPFDHPLYILFSSGTTGIPKCIVHSVGGTLLQHLKEQQLHFNLRSGERLFYFTTCGWMMWNWLASGLATGATICLYDGSPFHPDGNVLFDYAAEEGFHVFGTSAKFIDALRKEGLTPISSHDLSALRMVASTGSPLSPDGFSFVYEGIKKDLHLASISGGTDIVSCFVCAIPVKPVWKGEIQGAGLGMAVDVWDDDGKSVIGEKGELVCTRAFPCMPIKFWNDPDGAKYHSAYFERFDNIWCHGDFAEWTEHGGMIIHGRSDATLNPGGVRIGTAEIYNQVEQMDEIVEAICIGQDWEDDVRVILFVRLADGVSLDDELITRVKARIRTGASPRHVPAKVIAVSDIPRTKSGKITELAVRDVVHGRAVKNQEALANPEALSLFSGLNELK